Proteins from a genomic interval of Sphingobacterium sp. SYP-B4668:
- a CDS encoding S1/P1 nuclease, with protein sequence MKQIMKLILTIIFLGIASHAWAWGLTGHRVVSEIAERHLTKKAKRNIQKLIGRQHLAYWANWPDFVKSDHAFDETSPYHYINTAGNLSPEEFRTALQSSPENNIYKQLVRLTAELKQRNLSLTVQQQNLYFLIHLVGDAHQPMHVGRPEDLGGNKINVTWFGKPDNLHRVWDSSLVDYEKYSYTEYASVLDIHNKRHNQELTVGDYASWLYDTHILANKIYADATIDNNLSYRYIYDNKYIVEEALLKGGLRLAKMLNEIFG encoded by the coding sequence ATGAAACAAATAATGAAATTGATCTTAACGATCATCTTTTTAGGAATCGCTAGCCATGCGTGGGCGTGGGGGCTGACTGGGCATCGTGTAGTGTCGGAGATAGCAGAGCGACATTTGACAAAAAAAGCAAAGCGAAATATACAGAAGCTTATCGGGAGACAGCACTTGGCTTATTGGGCGAATTGGCCGGACTTTGTCAAGTCGGATCATGCATTTGATGAAACCTCACCCTATCACTACATTAATACCGCAGGAAACTTGTCGCCAGAGGAATTCAGGACAGCCTTACAGAGCTCTCCAGAAAATAATATCTATAAGCAATTGGTGCGATTGACGGCTGAGTTGAAACAGCGCAACTTATCTCTAACGGTACAACAGCAAAACCTGTACTTTCTGATTCATTTGGTCGGGGATGCGCATCAACCGATGCATGTTGGGCGCCCCGAAGATTTAGGGGGTAATAAGATAAATGTGACCTGGTTCGGAAAACCAGATAATTTACATCGCGTATGGGATTCCAGTTTGGTTGATTATGAGAAGTACAGTTACACGGAGTATGCCAGCGTATTGGATATTCACAATAAACGTCATAATCAGGAGCTGACGGTAGGGGATTATGCCTCTTGGTTATATGATACGCATATTTTGGCCAATAAAATCTATGCGGACGCGACTATTGACAATAATCTTTCTTATCGCTATATCTATGACAATAAGTACATTGTTGAAGAAGCTTTATTGAAGGGGGGACTTCGTCTAGCAAAAATGCTAAACGAGATTTTTGGATAA